A region from the Rhodamnia argentea isolate NSW1041297 chromosome 7, ASM2092103v1, whole genome shotgun sequence genome encodes:
- the LOC115734759 gene encoding LOW QUALITY PROTEIN: uncharacterized protein LOC115734759 (The sequence of the model RefSeq protein was modified relative to this genomic sequence to represent the inferred CDS: inserted 2 bases in 1 codon): MAIVTGDRYLEKLVKFVEAQAGPLIDGTLVLKLNPVGLHYVQSRLESLHELERLLAGAPVDYLRAYVSDLGDHRALEQLRRILRLLTSLKVVSVLPPQSRDPTPLSLLPFGRLRFLELRGCDLSTSAARGLLELRHTLEKLICHDSTDALRHVFASRIAEIKDSPQWNRLSFVSCACNGLVVMDESLQLLPAVETLDLSRNKFSKLGNLRKCVKLKHLDLGFNNLRTISSFTEVTSHLVKLVLRNNAITTLHGIENLKLLEGLDVSYNVISNFSELEVLAGMPSLLSLWLEGNPICSARWYRAQVFSLFTYPDKLKLDDKGISKREYWKRQILVAARQKKPASFGFYSPAKXDGAEGECSINRKKKKQSRLASIESEEESTCICSDHDAISCDNEVPSREENVRGDDEAEIVDLMNRAELLKKERSVLWLLEFKDWIDPSSETLMENGKLDSRNKKWHFGENSRCTSDSFQDSGDGTSTNILELDSSLAPSHGHQFLDQVNGVVNAGVVCLLDTGRTNLTHEHNYHGCKLTKGSHYNKLAANGQLIAANSVISVPPGDDAIEKCSSSSYHGSPPHYQENILQRHDSLVEDILQLTADSHSAASSDNTSCSEDDLTEFGTSVSDVDKRLNEEPRNWELDGHFLISTFEEKCDVSKNSSLGRGEIRESFIDVPAKQPSRIPDLDVQYYSGSHHHDVEVLESVNEGVKLSEKSKSKRKPMKRVAALSEESRGVDRSGATSASGGPTDTSSLEDGQTKQIFKGSGLWEVYEKQAWDAVTTQTNDTATAREKCSTGGTDEFIEKYFDMNATTQRAHETCQQYLRCDCVLEQESIYREREVALLRSSEHRLYVLLIAFRFDGSGTILSVLGCHMVEEIREVSIGMGFHIVRVCIDSGARYLFITRSIDKSRLLLETLEVIDVLDTKCSLKSLEPVQFELFSKQIGGGAKVNIFQYAMILFCHDKIKDKSWASRSLFVTQGQLLICIEDIRQFGTLSRDSSSPPYFSLVSTCSIADVSEMVIESGVSHCVTLALERAAQEFRPSTKAHNKIAATLHGNLSSGIMSWKLKWSSETGLFQFVALLKALHAGTGSPLFIRSES, translated from the exons AGCTGCGCAGGATCCTGCGCCTCCTCACTTCGTTGAAGGTCGTCTCCGTGCTTCCGCCGCAGTCCCGGGATCCGACGCCGCTCTCGCTGCTCCCCTTCGGGCGGCTGAGGTTCCTCGAGCTGAGAGGTTGTGATTTGTCAACATCGGCCGCGAGAGGGTTGCTAGAGTTGCGGCATACTCTGGAGAAGCTTATTTGCCACGATTCAACC gatGCTCTACGGCATGTTTTTGCAAGTAGAATTGCTGAGATAAAGGACTCTCCACAGTGGAACCGCTTATCGTTTGTTTCATGTGCTTGCAATGGCTTGGTAGTGATGGATGAGTCCTTGCAACTTCTTCCTGCAGTCGAAACCCTTGATCTTAGTAGAAACAAGTTCTCAAAGCTGGGTAATCTCCGGAAATGCGTGAAACTGAAGCACCTGGATCTTGGATTCAATAATCTGAGAACAATTTCATCATTTACTGAG GTCACGTCCCATCTTGTAAAACTTGTTTTGAGGAACAATGCTATAACTACATTACATGGGATTGAGAATTTGAAGTTGCTCGAAGGGCTTGATGTTTCCTACAATGTTATTTCCAATTTTTCAGAGCTAGAGGTACTTGCTGGCATGCCTTCATTGCTAAGTTTGTGGTTGGAAGGAAATCCAATATGTTCTGCCCGATGGTATCGAGCACAAGTGTTCAGCCTTTTCACCTATCCAGATAAA TTGAAGCTAGATGACAAGGGAATTAGCAAAAGAGAGTATTGGAAGAGGCAGATTCTTGTTGCCGCTAGGCAGAAGAAGCCTGCAAGCTTTGGATTTTATTCGCCCGCAAA GGATGGTGCAGAGGGAGAGTGTAGCATCAACAGGAAAAAG AAAAAGCAATCTCGTCTTGCATCTATCGAGAGTGAGGAAGAAAGCACCTGCATATGCTCTGACCATGATGCTATCTCTTGTGACAATGAAGTACCCAGCAGAGAGGAAAATGTCAGAGGTGATGATGAGGCTGAGATTGTTGATTTGATGAATCGAGCGGAGCTTTTGAAGAAAGAGCGTTCCGTTCTTTGGCTACTTGAGTTCAAGGATTGGATAGACCCGTCTTCTGAGACTTTGATGGAGAATGGGAAGCTTGATTCTAGAAACAAAAAGTGGCATTTTGGTGAAAACTCGAGATGCACTTCAGATTCTTTTCAAGATTCGGGAGATGGTACCAGCACAAATATTTTGGAATTGGATAGTTCATTGGCTCCTTCACATGGGCATCAATTCCTTGATCAGGTCAATGGAGTGGTAAACGCTGGCGTTGTTTGTCTTCTTGACACGGGCAGGACAAATCTTACTCATGAGCATAACTACCATGGGTGTAAGCTTACCAAAGGCTCACATTACAATAAACTTGCTGCTAATGGACAGCTAATAGCTGCAAATTCGGTCATATCTGTGCCTCCTGGTGATGACGCGATAGAGAAATGTTCTTCCTCCTCTTACCATGGATCTCCACCTCATTATCAAGAGAACATTCTGCAGCGCCATGACAGCTTGGTAGAAGACATACTGCAACTTACTGCTGACTCCCATTCCGCAGCATCTTCGGATAATACTAGTTGCAGTGAAGATGACCTTACTGAATTTGGGACGTCAGTGTCAGATGTGGATAAGAGATTAAATGAAGAGCCCCGAAATTGGGAATTGGATGGACATTTCTTGATCAGTACCTTTGAGGAGAAGTGTGATGTCTCAAAAAATTCATCTCTAGGGAGAGGTGAAATTCGCGAATCTTTTATTGATGTTCCAGCTAAACAACCATCTAGGATTCCGGATCTTGATGTGCAATATTATTCTGGTTCTCATCATCATGATGTTGAAGTTCTTGAGTCAGTCAATGAAGGGGTTAAATTGTCTGAGaagagcaaaagcaaaaggaagcCTATGAAAAGAGTTGCGGCTTTGTCAGAGGAGAGCAGGGGCGTTGACCGGTCAGGAGCAACATCAGCCTCAGGGGGTCCTACAGACACTAGTAGTCTGGAAGATGGACAAACAAAACAAATCTTTAAAGGGAGTGGCTTGTGGGAAGTTTATGAGAAGCAGGCATGGGATGCTGTTACCACCCAAACAAATGACACAGCCACTGCTAGGGAAAAATGCTCAACAGGAGGAACTGATGAATTTATTGAGAAGTACTTTGACATGAATGCGACAACACAAAGAGCCCATGAAACTTGTCAGCAATaccttcgttgtgattgtgtaCTGGAGCAAGAATCCATTTATAGAGAGAG AGAAGTGGCTCTGTTGCGAAGCAGTGAACATCGCCTCTATGTGCTTCTGATTGCTTTTAGATTCGATGGGTCAG GAACTATTTTGAGTGTGCTGGGTTGCCACATGgttgaagaaattagagaagTTTCAATTGGAATGGGCTTCCACATTGTGAG GGTGTGCATTGATAGTGGAGCGAGGTATCTGTTCATCACAAGGAGCATTGATAAATCAAGACTACTACTTGAGACATTGGAAGTTATCGATGTGCTTGATACGAAGTGTTCTTTGAAGAG TTTGGAGCCAGTGCAGTTTGAGTTATTTAGCAAGCAAATTGGTGGAGGTGCAAAAGTGAACATATTCCAATACGCGATGATTCTTTTCTGTCATGACAAAATCAAAG ACAAATCATGGGCTTCAAGATCATTATTTGTTACCCAAGGTCAGTTGCTTATATGCATCGAGGATATCAGGCAGTTTGGCACTCTTTCCAGAGATTCGTCCTCGCCCCCCTATTTCTCCTTAGTGTCAACTTGCAGTATTGCTGATGTGTCCGAGATG GTCATTGAAAGTGGGGTCAGCCACTGTGTGACCTTAGCTCTTGAGCGTGCTGCACAGGAGTTTCGGCCATCAACAAAAGCTCACAATAAGATTGCAGCAACTCTTCATGGGAACTTATCTTCAGGCATTATGTCATGGAAGCTCAAGTGGTCCTCTGAAACGGGTCTGTTTCAGTTTGTGGCGCTGTTGAAGGCACTCCATGCTGGGACAGGCTCTCCTCTATTCATAAGAAGTGAATCGTGA
- the LOC115734761 gene encoding non-specific lipid transfer protein GPI-anchored 9-like: MAPKFLFPLLLLFSSWATRISSEGLANLVNGVTGAYSTSLCMQKLIPCQAYLTGSSAPPDSCCGPLKELVTGESQCLCQVFNNPDALTSLGITQAGALALAKTCGADADISVCNKGAATSPTSSPATPADSQSTPADISTLSNATLTAAASLIPETSRATSRLAGSGVVTLCSAMIISKLW, from the exons ATGGCTCCCAAGTTTCTCTTCCCATTGCTCCTCTTGTTCTCTTCATGGGCAACTCGAATTTCTTCGGAAGGCCTGGCCAATTTGGTAAATGGAGTGACCGGCGCGTACTCGACGTCATTGTGCATGCAGAAGCTGATCCCGTGCCAAGCGTATCTCACAGGGTCATCGGCACCGCCGGATTCTTGCTGCGGTCCATTGAAGGAGTTGGTGACCGGCGAATCGCAGTGCCTGTGCCAAGTCTTCAACAACCCTGATGCGCTGACGAGCTTGGGCATCACCCAAGCTGGGGCTCTGGCTCTCGCCAAGACTTGCGGCGCGGACGCTGACATTTCGGTTTGCAATAAGG GAGCAGCGACTTCTCCGACTAGTTCACCGGCAACCCCTGCTGATTCACAATCAACTCCTGCCGATA TCTCTACCTTAAGCAATGCTACTTTGACGGCTGCAGCAAGTCTGATCCCAGAGACGAGCAGGGCGACATCTCGTCTTGCAGGATCTGGAGTTGTCACTCTGTGTTCCGCTATGATCATATCAAAACTCTGGTAG